GAACTACTGGAACACATATCTGCAACAAGCATATGTCCCGATATTTCTGAAACTTCAGTTTTATTTTGCTCGCCATAACTACAATGGAAATATCTATATTTGATTTCAAAGTTTCTATTTTTCCTTTGACTTCCCATAGGACATGGAAACAGTGGTTTGTTGTTGGGTATAATGTACCAAAAACTATATTTGTAGCATCATAGAAGGGTTTGAACACATTGCAAAGTAGGTCTACCATGTTTCAATCTATATTAGAAGGCTTGTCCATGTAATTAGGATCTTGTGACTCCATAACATCAAAGACTGCCCTATACTCTATTGCAGACTTCAACATTAAATAAGTTGAGTTCTACTGAGTTGAAACATCAAGAGACGGTCTCTTCTCACAGGATATACCTAATTGTGCAATGATTTCCTCGAAACGTTGTTTACGGGCTTGTGAGCTTCTAATGTACTTGACACTATCTCGAATGCGATCAGTAGCACCATCTATCACCTTAAATCCCTCCTTAACAATAAGGTTCAACACATGCGTTACACAACGCATATGTAGGAGATCACCATTTCCAAGCATAAGGTGTCTTTCTGAAAGATTTTTCCTTAAGGAACCAaccatgttgttgttgttgttgttgttgttgttgttctttgCATTATCTAAGGTGACGCTAAATACCTTGTGCTCTAACTTCCATTCTTGCAAACACTTCAACAATGCATTAAACAAAGTAAAACCATCATGAGGTGAAGCTACAAGACCAAAGCCTATTATTCTCTTCTTCAACATCCAGTCATTATCAATGAAGTGGCAAGTAATACACAAGTAATCTAGGTTTTGATTTGAAGTCCACATATCAACAGTTaacagtgttcgcctaaacggcctaaAGGCTGATTAAACGGCAACTAAAcgataaacggtggtaaactgttttgtttagggggtaaacggaaattaaacggttgactgtttaaacggtaaaaaaaaacggtctaaacggcctaaacggaacggagataaacagtATTAAACAGGCTAGGCTGTTTagacgaacacgaggtaaatctagtttagttttgtatggataaatttgtatacttaagtttattatatttataaatgtgtacacttgatatgttacatgcataaatatctatatttggttcttttcacatgcataaatatatatatacataccaaaataattgatttttactcggataaatatttataaatgctagaatactttattttttatatgcacatatataattatatgtatttttaaagtacaaaaccgtttagaccgtttaacttcattTAAACACTGTGTAaatagcctaaacgctaaacgaagggcgaccgtgtaaagaccgtttaccgtttaggaaaatatTAGTAGTTAGACAGACCCTTGAATTTGAATTTTTGATAGTTTCCCGAAGGGCTAACCTTCGATCCTCATATAAGCTCATAATATCATCAGCAATTGTAGTTCTAGACACTATGGTAAACCAAGGATTTAAGGTAGCAATAAATTTCTGAAATGGTGCATGGTCAACTAAACTAAAGGGCAGCTCCTGCAATACGATAAAGTTAACCATGACTTTATGTAAGACCTCTTGGTAAAACTTCCAATTCTTCAGAGCTAGTGAATCAGGGGATAGTCCTGTGTTCATGCTTTCAACCAATTGGTTCATTCTAGTCCTTACTTTGCACACTTTCAAATGCCTATGACAAGCACTTCTACCATTATCTCGAGTAGCAGACAAGAGCTCCAAACAATGAATACATTTAGCTTGTACTACTAGATTCCCCTCATAAATAGGCTTAAATTATTTCCACACATCAGATCTAAGTTTACGTCTCTTAATTAGTCTTGATGCATCTATACAATAAGTATGTAGGTATTGATTAGTACAAGCATTTACTAAAGTATACATAGTCAGTAATTAAGGGAACCTCATGCAGCAAGAAAATTCATCTAAAGGATCAGGACAGTAGAAACGGGACCCTAACCAAGATAGAACAAATCAACAAAGtcaagacaacaagaaaaatttGAGACATAAACTGGTTGCTTCAATATGCAGAAAGTTAAATCTAACCTGGGCCAAGATCAGGAGAAATAAACATTCttgtatcatcagatgaagacaAAGATGGTGATCTTGCATATAGTACCGGAGACTGTCTCATCCTTGTTGACTGTAGCATTCTATTAAGTACAGGAGATCTCACATAATGCACACGTGAAGCAGGTGACTTCCTCTACATTCCTTCTAGATGATTTGAAGCATTAACAACAGATGACTTTCGTTttgacagcaaggatttgatccTATCCACGCTCCTTGATGCTGCATCTTTGCCAAGATTAGGAGAAGCAGTCGTTCTTGTATCATCAGgtaaggttgaagatgacaatcCTTCACATGGTGACCTCTGGTGTTTGGCTCTGGAGTGGCGCATCCTTGGCGATGCTAGGATCCTATTCAGTAGCGGGGACCTCACAAATTGCACGTTCGAAGCAGATGACTTCCTCCGCTTCtctgttggaggctttggagcattAACAGCAGATGACACCCGTTTCACTAGCAATGACTTCTTCACGTTCACACTCCTTGAAGTTGTATGCTTACTGCTTTGTTGATCTACTTCTTGACCACTCAATTCTTCTGGCGCAAGCTCAGATGGCAGGATTGCCATGTCCACACCAGCACATCTAGATAGAATACAATAACATGATAAGCTAGAGGACAACCAAATGGTGGCAACAAAATATGGACTACAGTAAAATTAAATATTTGTAGTAGACGATTTAAAAGACCATATTTAAAGATTTCTAGACAATAATTAATCCCGTTTTTAGTTTGTGTTCATGCTCAAAATTGGTTCGGTCCAATTTTTATATGAACACTATGTTCTGGTGATTAATATGAACTCGACGTAGGACTGTGGAGTCTGTATAATTTCTTTAGGGTCCTAAAACACAAATGCAACTAAAAACACTCTGCTGAAATCATCCTTTGCACTATGAGTGTCAACTCTATAATCTGCTCTACTTCGTATATCAGTTCAAGAGAGAACTGTAGAGGTAAACAACCAAAACCAAAGGGAACCGAGCAAAATCCTTACCCATATTTATCTGTCTATAAGAAATTGCTGGACGACGAAGCCACACCCGAGATCTAGCGCCCCAATCCCGCAGAAGTCGACGCTAGGATCTTGGAGGCTTCATGGCCCCCGTCCTCTCCTGCCTCCTCTTGCTCCACCATGGAGGAGCACGAGTCGAGGGCTAGGTTTCCGCCGCCTGCTACGTCCGGAATCGGCATTTCCATCTACGCCAAGGGCCAGGACGAGTTGGAAGGGAGAGCAGAGGAGGGTGATGCCCGACGGCTGACGCCATTGTACCGTGACAACGCGATAGCGGTAGGGTTCAGGGCGAGACGGAAGAGAGAGCAAAGGAGGGTGTTGCGGGTCTTGTGGGTTGTTGCGAGCTTTGTCTCTTGCCCAACGGACTTGCCGGGTTCAAAGACGTTGGGCCACACTACAGCCACGAAGAAAAACTTTGTGGGGCGAGTGTGCGGGTCTCGTTAAGAGCCCGCCCCGCCTGCAACGTGAGGTGGTGCGGTCAGCCGGCGTCGATTTCTCCGGCCGTCGGGCATCACAAGTACTATACAAGTGATGCGAAGCGACACGTACGGCGGGCCACACTCCATCGACAGGTCCAAACCCATGCCCATGGTTGCTACCGTACCCGCCGGCCAAGCGCGTACCACCCGAGAACCAGCAAATCCAATGAAACTGATTTTCGTGAGAAAAGATCTGCCAAAGCACGAGATGTCGCCCATTTTAAATGTTTAAAATACAACACGCCCAATTAAATGAGAATGTGACACAACACGCCCAATTATCTACTCTATCTATCTCAACTAGTAGACGCTACGGTTCTTTGAGAGCCAGGAGCTGCTGCGCCTGCGCGCGTCTGGTGCGGTGCGTGTGCGTCCAAAAGGACCCCACGCGACATCGTTTTCGCAGTGGGTCGTTGTCGGCCCTGAGCACGCACCCCACGCCGCATTGTTTTCGCGGTGGGTCGTCGGCCGTGAGCGCGCGGCGTGTCGGGACGCGACAAACGCCGCATCTCCGGTCGCGCCCCCCGCCTCCGTGCTCCCGTCCACAGGCAGAGATGCCATCACCGTCCCGGTGGGCTGGGAAATATCGCGGCCTGGACggccgccaccgcccgcgcccGGTATAATTTCTGTCTGCCACCCATCACACTGCACGTCTGCACCCCGTCCCGCTCCCAGGCTCCCAGACGTGCACGACTGTCTGCTCTGCCCGGCCTCTCCTTAGccatggacgccgccgccgcagcagcctcCACCACGCTCCTCTACGGCGCGCTCCTCCTGGCGGCGTTCCTCTTCGTGGCCGCCGCGGTGCGCGGCCGCGGGAGCAAGAGCAACGGCGGCGGTCTTCCGCCGGGTCCCACGGGCCTGCCGCTGGTGGGCAGCCTGCCGTCGCTGGACCCGCAGCTGCACGTCTACTTCGCGCGCCTCGCGGGCAGGTACGGGCCCATATTCTCCATCCGCCTGGGCTCCAAGCTGGGCGTGGTGGTCAGCTCCCCGTCCCTGGCGCGCGAGGTGCTGCGCGAGCAGGACCTCGTCTTCTCCGGCCGCGACGTCCCGGACGCGGCGCGCTCCATCTCCTACGGCGGCGGGCAGAACATCGTGTGGAACCCCGTCGGCCCCACGTGGCGGCTCCTGCGGCGGGTGTGCGTCCGGGAGATGCTCAGCCCCGCGGGGCTGGACAACGTGCACGGCCTCCGCGCGCGCGAGTTCAGGGCCACGCTCGCACACCTCCAGGCGCAGGCCCGCGCCGCGGCCCCCGTCGACGTCGGCGCGCAGATGTTCCTCACCGTCATGAACGTCATCACGGGCACGCTGTGGGGCGGCAACGTCGGCAGCGACAGCGAGCGCGCCGCGGTGGGCAAGGAGTTCAGGCACCTCGTCGCCGAGATCACCGACATGCTCGGCGCGCCCAACGTGTCCGACTTCTTCCCGGCGCTCGCGCGCTTCGACCTGCAGGGGATACGGAAGAAGTCCGACGTGCTCAAGGAGCGGTTCAACCAGATGTTCGccaggatcatcgagcagagggtcAGCGCCGAGCGCGCCGGCGGCCAGCCCCCGGCGCCCGACTTCTTGGAGTACATGCTCAAGCTCGAGAAGGAAGGCGGCGACGGGAAGGCATCCTTCACCATGACCAACGTCAAGGCACTGCTCATGGTATGATTCATCGAGCACCTGCTAGCTGCTAATCACCCAACCTGTACGTCACTTAGTAGTACTACTCCAATTAATACGGCTAATGCATCCAATAAAACGAACGGCAGGACATGGTGGTCGGGGGCACGGAGACCACGTCGAACACCGTGGAGTGGGCCATGGCGGAGCTGATGCAGAAGCCGGAGCTCCTGGCCAAGGTGCGGCAGGAGCTGGACGAGGTGGTGGGCAGGGACGCGGTGGTGGAGGAGTCGCACCTCCCGCAGCTGCACTACCTGCATGCGGTGCTCAAGGAGACGCTGCGGCTGCACCCGGCGCTGCCGCTGATGGTGCCGCACTGCCCCAGCGCCGACGCGACGGTGGGCGGGTACCGCGTCCCCGCGGGGTGCCGCGTGTTCGTCAACGTGTGGGCGATCATGAGGGACCCCGCCGTGTGGAAGGACCCGCAGGAGTTCATCCCGGAGAGGTTCCTGGGCGGTGGCGCCGGCGGCGAAGGCGAAGGGCGCAAGTGGGACTTCAACGGCAGCGAGATGGAGTACCTCCCGTTCGGGTCCGGGCGCAGGATCTGCGCCGGCATTGCCATGGCCGACCGCATGACGGCCTACTCGCTGGCCATGCTGCTGCAGGCGTTCGACTGGGAGCTGCCGGCCGGCGCGAGGCTGGAGCTGGACGAGAAGTTCGCGATCGTCATGAAGAAGGCCACGCCGCTGGTGGCCGTGCCGACGCCGAGGCTGTCCAAGCCTGAGCTCTACGCCGCCTAGTCCATGTCCATCCACGATCCACATCCACTGGAATGGGTCATTGCACAGAAGAATGTAACACATTTTGGCCATCTGTGAGCCCTCGTGAATACGTTGTATACTGAACAGTGATGTTTTACAATTTTAGTCATAAACTCACAAGATGAACAGTATCAATTGAAAGCTCCATAGATCGTTACTTCTACCTATGGACAAATTTGACACGCGTGCGACAGCACCCGTTGAATGGTGGATGGCCGTGTGCGCCAGAGAATCTGCTCTTGTTATCTCTTGTTATCCGATCCATTCTCTGATAGCAAGGCGTGTGGACTTTGGTGCATGCATGTGTGATGTGTCACGGCTGCAACTGCGAGTGACTTTTAGGAGCAAGTTGCAGGCTGCAGTGCAGGGACACCTGACTACCTGAGAGATTTGCATCTGATGGTTCGAAGTTTTATGGTCCTTCGAAATGAGTTTTGCATTTTATTCCATGACAAAGGGCCTATTTGGCACAGTGAGCTGTTTTTTTAGCCAAACTAGTATATTGCCCATGCTAACGCTACGGGACACATTAATCCAAAATGGTGCCCCCACATAATGCAAGAAAAAATAAACTTCAAAATCACTTGACATGAACCAATAGATGAAAACAAAGGGAGAAAAAGGGAGGGTGTCAGAACCGTGCTAACCCTACGGGCCACGCTAAGTCCAAAATCAATTCAGGGTAGGAAATTGCAATTGACCTCATAATTGCATCAATCATCATTTGGATATTCAGGTTTTCATCATAGGTGAAGACATAGAAAAGAAGATGATAATTTAAAAAAAAGGCAAAAGGTAATTAAGCAAGTAGATATCCATTGATATCCTTGTAGGCAAAAGAGTTCCCCTTTGTGTTAACCACTTGCACCCCACGCTGATTGTGAAAAGTTGCAAATGTCATTTGTCTTGTGGCCTTGGTAACAAGTCCACAAAAAATGAGATACTTGATGCCAGTTTGAGTGTAGCCTATACCTGCCTTACCAGACAATCTCAAGCAAGCAAGAAAAACAAAATTGTAGAGATCGATTAAAGgaataataaaacaaaaaaaaaaagcctGACAAAATCAGGCGCCTATCTTCAGATCACATTTTGTACTGTATAAAATGGCAATGCCAAGAAGACAAGCAAACACCTAATTATACACAGGGCTAAAGGGAAATTAAAATACTCCTGTTCAGAAGTTTCAGTTGGTCTAGATCATTGTACAGAACTGCTCCAGATAGGAGAACATACCAATAGAATTTGTTTATTCTCCCATCACGAATTAAGGGTGCATATAGAGTTGGCATTCTTGTGTGTAACATCAGATTCTCTCCATTTCTGCCCGGTGGTCACCCTGGTGGGATTATCTGCCAAGTTCATCAAAGTTCCAAGAAATTTTAAAAGTCTTGAATACTGAACCAAGAGCAAAACCACAAATCAAGTGCTTGAATATTGAAGACTAAAATAGCACCAACTTTTGTAATTCAGTAACACTTTTACCACGTCAAAATTTAGCAATCACCAGATAGAATATTTTTGGCTATAAGCAATTTGTATAATTGTACTGTTGCACAAATAATGATCAAATTGAGAGCATTCAAAGTCTTGATAAATTGATCTGACGAGCTGGTAGACTTAAAAAAAAAGCTAATGAGCCCCATCTATTCTCGCATCAAACTGGTTCTGTTATTCAAGTGAAATGACATACTGCATGGACAGACTCATGCAAATACTAAAGCCATTCACAGGATATATTATTTCTTTACTAATCTGAAGTCTAGATAGAACAGGAACTATGGAAGATAAAATAGATGCAACAATCAAATGGTACatggaagggcaggcctggtgcagtggtgagagctgtctcactgagtcaccaggtcgtgggttcgaagcagcctctccgcagattttgcgggggaaaggcttgtctcggtttatcccttccccagaccccactcatgtgggagcctccggcactggatCTGCCCTAATCAAATGGTACATGGAAAAAATCAGGAATCTTCTCAAGTTGATATGGGATATGGTTGCTATGCCACCATGCTCAAGCCAGCAGCAGCCACCCCTACTGCTCTGAAATGGAACATTATTACCTACCTTTACTGCTCTGATATCAAGGTTTATTTCGAGGACTGAGAAGGATCGAAGTTGTGCTTCGTCATCAGGTCGTAGTTCATGGATGCTAGCTGAGAGATATTCTGCACATCATCACAGAAAAAAGAAGGAAAGGCTTGGGCGTCTGAAGTCTCACAAGGAGGGATCAGTTTATGATACAGCCATACAGGACACTCACATCTTGTGTTCTCCGCAGGGGCAAGTGATACGGCGCCGGCGGTGTGGTGAACGGAGGGGAGAGTGGAGAAGGAGGCTGGATTGAGAATTGGAACGCAGAGGATAGCGAGGAACCTCGGCGGTGGGATCTGGTGGGATCTTCTCAGGTGGTCACGGCTGAAGCGCTCGACGCCATCGTCAAAGGGAAACTCCCACCCCGATACAGGGAGAGTTTGTTCCTTCTTCGATATCCCCTGGTTACAATCTAGATGCCCCTTTATAGAACAGAGACATATCTCCTAACAAATCAACCAAATCTCCTAAAATGTCTCCCTGACCCTTACTTTCCTAACAAACCGGGCCTTAGCCACGGTTGGACTCTTTGGACTCTCGTGGACGCCTAGGCCGGCGCGTATACTGGCGGCCAACGAAGGAATCCACAACACTTCCCTCCTCCCCAACAAACAGCTCGTCCGCGAGCTGAAACTGCAGATACAGCTCCTTGAAGTCTTTGACAGGCTCCCACGAAGCTTCAGCTGCAGCACGGCCCTCCCACTGCACAAGTAACTCCCAGCGACCACGGTTCAAACGTGCACAGACCCCACCTGAGAAGGAGTAGGCACCACGCGGTCATGAAGAATGGACGGCAGAGGTACCAACTCAGCTGGAGGGTCGTCCTCAAATTTCTTCAGCAACGCCACATGAAAGACATCATGGATTCTGGCCTTTGGAGGAAGGCGCAGGTGAGAAGCCACAACACCAATCCGCTCCGTGACTTGATAAGGCCCAAAGTAACGAGGCCCAAGCTTGGAGGATGATGCTGGAGTGATGCCGACAGCTGTGCGATGCTGAAGATGGAGCAGAACCCAATCACCGACTGCGTACTCCACAGAGCGCCGTTTCTTGTTCTGGTGCTCAGTCATGACATCCTGAGCCAGCAGCAGCCGATCACGGATATCCTGCAGGAAAGCGTCGCGGTCACGAAGCTGCTGATCCACAGCAGCCACCTTGGCCGTGCCGGCTGTATAGGACAGCAAGGTTGGCGGAGCACGGCCATAGACAACCTCAAAAGGAGTGGCGCGAAGGGCGGACTGGAATCAAGTGTTGAAGCAATACTCCGCCCATGGTAACCACTGCAGCCACGAGCTCGGACGATCGCCAGCGAGGCACCGCAAATACATGACAATGATGCGGTTTGTTACCTCAGACTGTCCATCCGTCTGAGGGTGGAAAGCGCAGCTGCGGAGCAACTTGACCCCCCCAAGACAGAACAACTCCTCCCAGAAGATGCTAGTGAAGACCGGGTCTCGATCGCTCACTATAGAACATGGAAACCCATGGAGCCGGACGATGTTCTCAAAGAAGGCACGGGCCACTGATTGCGCTGAATATGGATGGCTGAGGGCAATGAAATGTGCCATCTTGGAGAACCGGTCGACAATGGTGAGGATGACCGATTTTCCGCTGACACGCGGAAAGCCTTCTACAAAATCCATGGCGATGTCGCTCCAGACATGCTCCGGCACGGGCAGTGGCTGTAGGAGACCGGCCGGATGCAAATGCTCAGTCTTGTTCCGCTGACAAACCGAGCAACTGCGGATGAAATCACGGACAAGGCGGCGTGCACGGCTGTTGTAGAAGGACGCACGCAGCCGGTGTAATGTCTTCTGAGCTCCCTCATGACCTGTGTCGTGAACCTCCTGCAGAAGCTGAGGCCACAGGCACAAAGATGCGCCCCTGGAACAGCAGCAGCCCATCAACAAGAGTCCAGCCAGCAGGGGCTATGCCAGCTGCCAGCTGGTCGCGCAGACTTTGTGCTTGGCCGTCGGCCTGCAGCTCGGCCCGTAGAGCGTCGTAGAGGTTGAAGATGGGCGCGGACAGAGACCGAACTGCAGGAAGGTCTTCATCCCGGCGAGATAAGGCATCGGCGACGGTGTTGAGTCTCCCAGGTCGGTAATCAACAGTGATGTTGTAGCCGAACAGCTTGGTGACCCAAGTGTGCTGCGGAATTGTAGTGAGGCACTGATCCAATATGAACTTCAAGCTCCAATGATCTGTACGAACAGTGAATGGACGCCCCCCACAAATACGGCCGCCAATAACGGACCGCCTTCACCAAACCGATGAGCTCGCGCTCATATGCCGGCAACTTGGCATGATGGGGAGCGACCGCCCTGCTGCTGAAGGCCACCGCACCGTCCCCCTGATGGAGAACAGCACCGAACCCTGCCCCCGACGCGTCGCAGTCGACGATGAAGCACTTGGAGAAGTCAGGAAGCTGGAGCAGGGGCGCCGTCATCAGCGCCCTTTTGAGGGCCAACAACGCCCCATCGGCCTCCGGTGTCCAGGAGAACGCCTTGCGCTTCAAGAGTGTCGTCAAGGGCTCCGCCACACCGCCATAACCGGCGATGAACTTCCGGTAGTATCCGGTCAAGCCCAGGAACCCCCCGGAGAGCGCGGGCCGTGAGAGGCCGCGGCCAAGCCTCCACTGCCTCCACCTTCACCAGATCCATGGCAATGCCCTCAGCTGATATGATGTGACCGAGGTATGCCACCGAGGGTTCGCCAAAAAAACACTTGGAGCGCTTGGCGAAGAGACGGTGAACGCGCAGCTGCTGCAGCACTGTTCACACATGCTGAAGGTTTCTGCCCAGGAAGAACTGAAGATCAAAATATCATAAAAAAACACAAGCACAAAGCGGCAAATGTAGAGCTTCAAAATATCATTCATAAGTGCTTGGAACGTTGCAGGGGCGTTGTGAGGCCAAACGGCATGACGAGGAATTCGAAGTGGCCGCGGTGCGTTCGAAACGCGGTCTTGGCGATATCATCCGGGTGCatgcgcacctgatggtacccgcTGCGAAGATCAATCTTGATGAAGAAGCGGGCACCGCGCAGCTCGTCCACCACCGGAATAGGAAACTTGTCCTTGACAGTGCAATCGTTGAGAGCGCGGTAGTCAACGCAGAAGCGCCAACTGTCATTGTGCTTGCAAACTAGGAGCACCGGGGAGGAGAACGGCGAAGTAGACTCCCGGATGATCCCTTGCGCCAACATGTCGTCGCACTGGCGCTCGATCTCGTCCTTGAGGAGTTGCGGGTATCGGTATGGCCGCACAGCCACAAGAGGCGAGCCAGGCACgaggtggatgcggtggtcgtgGCGGCGACCTGGTGGCAGTCCGCGCGGCTCCTCGAAGATGTCGGCGTATGACTGCAAGAGCTCCTCCAGCACACCCCGGGGGTCGGCGATGATGCGGACAGCCATGCCAGGGCGGCCCATGCCGATCCAGTGGTGCGAGCGCCCGTTGTACCAGAAGGCCATCGAGAGGGCGGCGAAGTCCCAAACGATAGGCCCCAAAGTACGAAGCCACTGGACGCCGAGGACGAGGTCGAAGGCGCCAAGGTCGAGGGCGAAGCAGTCGATGGCGAAGCGCTTGCCCTGGATGACGACATCGGTGGCAAGGCACACGCCTGGGCTGCGCACGCGATCGCCATTGGCCACCATGACGTTGAGGCCGGCGCGTGGGGTAACCGAGAGGCCCAGGCGAGCGGGCACATCGGAGTGGATGAAGGTGTGCGTGGAACCGGTATCCACCGGTGCCTTGAACAGGACGCCTCCAATGGTAACCTGCAGCAGCATGGAATCAATAGGCCCGAGGCCGGTCAGTGCGTGCAAGGAGATCTCCAAGTCGATGACATCGTCGCCGAACGGATCGTCCTCGCCCTCCGCAAGGTCCATGAGGAAGACGCCCTTCGCCGCGCATTTGTGGTCCTTGGAATAAGGCTCTAGGCAGAAGTAACATTGGCCATTCTGCCGCTTCTCCTGTATCTCCGCCTGTGTAAGACGACAAAAGCGAGAGCGCGGCCCTTCCGTCTTGCTGTCCTGCACACCCGCACCAGTTGACACAGAGGCACGGCGAGTAGAGGACTTGGGCGGCGACGAACTGTTGACGGTGGAGGCCTCCACCTAGTGGCGCTGCTCATACGCCCGCGCCAAACTCATGGCATGCTACAGGTCGACTGGGTACTGGAGTTCCACATTTGAGGCCAACGGCTGACCTAGCCCACCGGTGTAGAGGTCAATGGCCGTCTGCGTGGAGAGGTTGTCGCAGCGGGA
This DNA window, taken from Miscanthus floridulus cultivar M001 chromosome 13, ASM1932011v1, whole genome shotgun sequence, encodes the following:
- the LOC136501083 gene encoding flavonoid 3'-monooxygenase CYP75B137-like; amino-acid sequence: MDAAAAAASTTLLYGALLLAAFLFVAAAVRGRGSKSNGGGLPPGPTGLPLVGSLPSLDPQLHVYFARLAGRYGPIFSIRLGSKLGVVVSSPSLAREVLREQDLVFSGRDVPDAARSISYGGGQNIVWNPVGPTWRLLRRVCVREMLSPAGLDNVHGLRAREFRATLAHLQAQARAAAPVDVGAQMFLTVMNVITGTLWGGNVGSDSERAAVGKEFRHLVAEITDMLGAPNVSDFFPALARFDLQGIRKKSDVLKERFNQMFARIIEQRVSAERAGGQPPAPDFLEYMLKLEKEGGDGKASFTMTNVKALLMDMVVGGTETTSNTVEWAMAELMQKPELLAKVRQELDEVVGRDAVVEESHLPQLHYLHAVLKETLRLHPALPLMVPHCPSADATVGGYRVPAGCRVFVNVWAIMRDPAVWKDPQEFIPERFLGGGAGGEGEGRKWDFNGSEMEYLPFGSGRRICAGIAMADRMTAYSLAMLLQAFDWELPAGARLELDEKFAIVMKKATPLVAVPTPRLSKPELYAA